The Antennarius striatus isolate MH-2024 chromosome 11, ASM4005453v1, whole genome shotgun sequence genome window below encodes:
- the LOC137603314 gene encoding cullin-9 isoform X4 has product MVGERRNGNLLVQIGPRLQAYPEELIRQRRNHDGQTEYLIRWCLVTLDDGSRSGGGAGEAGATSVGGGSDAGGSSSSSPGETKPENILMWMSTEDVYASCPALLGKRKLEQQEKQKRGDASDVGQAAGVTFDEVELSDLTGDVKMLVHRARMQMNQKSDFSMGITDTIHILSAYASIGSLVGVFKETGALNLLMELLCNKETQTRRSAGKMLRALASHDAGSRAYVLLSLSQQDGIEQHMDFDNRYTLLELFAETTSSEEHGISFEGIHLPQIPGKLLFSLVKRYLCVTSLMDELNTVGAESASDSPSSASSSSTAHQTEQLRLQREFDFTMAMANLISELVRVMGWDRNRPPPDISIQCPLGGGANGEEQGKEASHPVLRSIFQPRFCASPVFPASVAAAVAAPAATPLKPKKAGNGFKTRSDFASRSAYVEYVQDNLKSSMLVRMLEDYEEVSAGDEGEFRYSNDGSPPVQVYWNSLSRTYWVHWHMVEILGSGASSRAEKETQVKASALSETVKLTTAGQMFVSKPPGGLYSLPYLSEGAPTEPPTLSRAEWWEVLFFIRKLEFKQQQEVHGVLQQSLEDQEVGPDDSSLIGLSVPGDVARKLLHFLKLKLPSSCLGDLLCSHAFSKHYLRRGGASLEDEELLAESSLCSSSLGGGRGGGASHAFSSSSSASSSSSMASVSKKPKKEPLLDSSPETESELPSEDISKYPKDLEDKIKVFNNPRVQGKKTVLDKLGEVVDMLKKGEAASEPTNQLAAVLFISRLLEDKTQDKNAGRSDSTQTVRDKLLKLLVELLSSPSRDVTAATLRLTHLLMLRFEWRVSFATEGGVRAVLACMQEFSSVPQVQQLALATLKVITGANKHDLRSVGGSAPLSESGTQMMLEIFASIGSATPEGSRGLLGAIPAAIELMLQTKGCALSVRNGLLVVVMLISSHKSLAEQLVAAGVTVILKKCLTLSKTESMLAIVALNHISMVHKLESKDCQEQMDTELQMLVVGLKEMMVTKEVIQTLEQLLYDDTPQLEQERIQVTHSRDTYQDLVRLMEQHRLDRAIQVSIVKILDKFLDGYEEDVLPWHESIEPCLSSMTTFIIDREVVQLFIRFLYRLASLNKDYAVVMCRLGTKEVLVKALDKHGTNVLLVTELRDLLGDCEKYASLYKKMTTSVLAGCIQMVLGQIEEHRRSHQPINIPFFDVFLKNLCQGSSVELKEDKCWEKVEVSSNHHRANKLTDKNPKTYWESNGCTGSHFINIYIHKGVVIRQLAVLVASEDSSYMPARLLVLGGDEPTNINTELNTVNVTPSASRVVLLENMTRFWPIIQIRVKRCQQGGIDTRVHGFEVLGPKPTFWPVFKEQLCCRTFLFYSTKAHTWCQELVQNRSALLQLFNKLNSALRHEQMFADRFLPDAEAAEALGRTCWEALITPIVHSITHAGTHTHTHTHTHSLSLTRFCVFPESSACSPLSWLLSEYLDNTKTSRGGKSKEAVFNSRVRRLTHLLVHVDTSCPDMEELKPPVKSNGKDSKNKDASAASSSSSSSSAKPKARSSSSIAGIALCWQGVVQQQVKTFLESSCSLPGFVASYLGLYLRLKKAMEELFGQQTAFALALRDGFSAALLELSFLKAMRVSERFAQYIDHMIQTSGVASSSVAILARLEQFLEPMRFLSGLELANTFEYFYKYYLGDRLLAQGSVLLETTIIDQIGSCFPSCFPQQMLKDLSESSELQREFHLYRLQQLDRRLQDGDLMEEEELAASEEEAKVQVLVLSPRCWAVSSLCFLDEPDRHFPAKLCCYLNQFTQFYSRSQLIYGESHSTPRRLQWTWLGHAELQFGRWTLHVSTLQMFILLKFNSQEEVSVDDLLKVTGLSAAVLLHALTPLIGHGGPLTCSDPKGVLRLNQQAVSRSQAGSPASVRLLPQQTYMDVDEDAAGALERKRNYIHCLIINILKQEKEIHIDSLVFKVLDSCHKQEASGSPAAGRFSCSASDVLSGILHLISRGYTRRNEDSPHIVEFLSEDPPTPQKGHAQLSFSHPESRKDAAPNSKADISLMARPLEDGVLFSMNRTMTQEEVRQLMKRTVQQVSETLSLNLDHAEHLLIHCKWNVDLLVQRFIDDPETLITAAGLKLHNPQAPPSPASSCPVCLNSRSADTKPVPLLSCQHYCCRSCWQEYLTARIEQNLVMNCNCPITDCPAQPTSLFFLNVLKDKDIVTKYESALLRGYVECCSNLTWCTNPQGCDRIICKENVGSTGTCSWCCWSSCFSCSFPEAHYPASCSHMSQWMDDGGYYDGMSVEAQSKHLAKLISKRCPSCQAPIEKNEGCLHMTCAKCNHGFCWRCLKPWKPTHKDYYNCSAMVSKAARQEKKFQDYNERCTFHHQAKDFAINLENKVSSINEALQMKALTFVIDACKVLAQARKVLAYSCVYSYYNQETEKMEVMEQQTDALDLYTNALQVLLEETLLQCTDLASCIRLLKAEHLNTGLELIRRIRERLLAILQLSTQDFRVGYQCRNSQEAESTEASNLSNHSDTNKASKAERASDSGDSENNNNTGEDGGEEAEDDEYDEEYVPEWHEDYDEDDIDEDDFFSEDDESENLERDFSPFD; this is encoded by the exons aTGGTAGGCGAGCGCCGCAATGGGAACTTGCTGGTCCAGATCGGCCCGAGGCTACAAGCATATCCTGAGGAGCTGATCCGTCAGCGCCGTAACCACGATGGACAGACGGAGTACCTGATTCGCTGGTGCCTCGTCACCTTGGACGATGGCTCCaggtcagggggcggggctggcgAGGCTGGTGCGACGAGCGTTGGCGGCGGCTCAGATGCCGGGGGCTCCAGCAGCTCGTCGCCGGGGGAGACCAAGCCGGAGAACATCCTGATGTGGATGTCGACAGAGGACGTGTACGCCAGCTGCCCCGCCCTGCTGGGGAAGAGGaagctggagcagcaggagaagcAGAAGCGCGGCGACGCCTCGGACGTCGGCCAGGCGGCAGGCGTCACGTTCGACGAGGTGGAGCTGTCGGACCTGACGGGCGACGTGAAGATGTTGGTGCACCGGGCCAGAATGCAGATGAACCAAAAGAGCGACTTCTCCATGGGCATCACGGACACCATCCACATCCTGAGCGCCTACGCCAGCATCGGCTCGCTGGTCGGCGTCTTCAAGGAGACCGGCGCCCTCAACctgctgatggagctgctgtgCAACAAGGAGACGCAGACGCGGCGCAGCGCCGGCAAGATGCTGCGGGCGCTGGCCTCGCACGATGCAG GAAGCCGGGCCTACGTGTTGCTGTCTCTCAGCCAGCAGGACGGCATCGAGCAGCACATGGACTTCGACAACCGCTACACGCTGCTGGAGCTGTTCGCCGAGACCACCTCCTCCGAGGAGCACGGGATCTCCTTCGAGGGGATCCACCTGCCTCAG ATTCCTGGGAAGTTGCTGTTTTCTCTCGTCAAGCGTTACCTGTGCGTCACGTCTCTGATGGATGAACTCAATACAGTGGGGGCGGAGTCTGCCTCCGACAGCCCCTCCTCCGCCTCTTCCTCCAGCACCGCCCACCAGACAGagcagctccgcctccagcgaGAGTTCGACTTCACCATGGCGATGGCCAACTTGATCTCGGAGCTGGTGCGGGTGATGGGATGGGACCGCAACCGCCCGCCTCCAGACATCTCCATCCAGTGCCCGCTAGGGGGCGGGGCCAATGGGGAGGAGCAGGGGAAGGAGGCGTCCCACCCGGTCCTGAGGTCCATCTTCCAGCCTCGTTTCTGTGCCTCCCCCGTTTTCCCCGCCTCCGTAGCCGCTGCGGTGGCGGCCCCCGCCGCCACGCCGTTGAAGCCCAAGAAGGCGGGAAACGGGTTCAAGACGCGTTCGGACTTCGCCAGCCGCTCGGCGTACGTGGAGTATGTCCAGGACAACCTGAAGAGCAGCATGCTGGTCCGCATGCTGGAGGACTACGAGGAGGTGAGCGCCGGAGACGAGGGCGAGTTCCGCTACAGCAACGACGGATCTCCACCGGTTCAG GTGTACTGGAACTCCCTGTCCAGGACCTACTGGGTCCACTGGCACATGGTGGAGATCCTGGGCAGCGGCGCCAGCAGCCGGGCGGAgaaggagacacaggtgaaggcgTCGGCGCTGTCGGAGACGGTGAAGCTCACCACCG cagGTCAGATGTTTGTCTCGAAGCCCCCCGGGGGGCTCTACTCCCTGCCCTACCTGAGCGAGGGGGCGCCGACGGAGCCCCCGACCCTGAGCCGGGCCGAGTGGTGGGAGGTGCTCTTCTTCATCAGGAAGCTGGAGTtcaagcagcagcaggaagtccaCGGCGTCCTGCAGCAGAGCCTGGAAGACCAG GAGGTGGGGCCGGACGACTcgtctctgattggtctgtcGGTCCCTGGCGACGTGGCGAGGAAgctcctccacttcctgaagctgaagctgccgTCGTCGTGCCTCGGCGACCTGCTGTGTTCCCACGCCTTCAGCAAACACTacctgaggagggggggggcgagTCTGGAGGATGAAGAGCTGCTGG CTGAAAGCTCTCTGTGCTCGTCCAGCctggggggaggaagagggggaggagccagccACGCCTTTTCGTCatcaagctccgcctcctcctcttcttcaatGGCCTCCGTCTCCAAGAAGCCAAAGAAGGAGCCGCTGTTGGATTCCAGCCCCGAGACAGAGAGCGAGCTGCCCTCAGAGGACATCAGCAAGTACCCCAAAGACCTGGAGGATAAGATCAAAG TGTTCAACAACCCGCGGGTCCAGGGGAAGAAGACGGTGCTGGACAAACTGGGGGAGGTGGTGGACATGCTGAAGAAAGGGGAGGCGGCCTCGGAGCCGACCAATCAGCTGGCGGCCGTCCTCTTCATCAGCCGCCTGCTGGAGGACAAGACGCAGGACAAGAACGCCGGCAGGAGCGACTCCACCCAGACTGTCAG agacaagctgctgaagctgctggtgGAGCTGCTCTCCTCGCCCTCCAGAGACGTGACGGCGGCGACGTTGCGCCTCACACACCTCCTGATGCTCCGCTTCGAGTGGAGGGTGTCCTTCGCCACCGAGGGCGGAGTCAGAGCCGTCCTGGCCTGCATGCAGGAGTTCAGCAGTGTCCCTCAAGTCCAGCAACTGGCGCTCGCt ACTCTGAAGGTCATCACCGGCGCCAACAAACACGACCTGCGCAGCGTCGGCGGCAGCGCGCCGCTCTCAGAGTCTGGCACGCAGATGATGCTGGAGATCTTTGCCAGCATCGGCTCGGCCACTCCCGAGGGCTCCAGGGGGCTCCTGGGGGCCATCCCCGCCGCCATCGAGCTGATGCTGCAGACCAAAGG ctGCGCGCTGTCGGTGCGTAACGGCCTGCTGGTCGTCGTCATGCTGATCTCCAGCCACAAGAGTCTGGCGGAGCAGCTGGTCGCCGCCGGCGTCACCGTCATCCTGAAGAAGTGTCTCACGTTGTCCAAGACGGAGAGCATGCTGGCCATCGTCGCCCTCAACCACATCTCCATGGTGCACAAGCTGGAGAGCAAAG ACTGTCAGGAGCAGATGGACACGGAGCTCCAGATGCTGGTGGTCGGCCTGAAGGAGATGATGGTGACCAAGGAGGTGATCCAGACGCTGGAGCAGCTGCTGTACGACGACACGCCGCAACTGGAGCAGGAGCGCATTCAG GTGACCCACAGTCGGGACACCTATCAGGATCTGGTCCGTCTGATGGAGCAGCACCGGTTGGACCGCGCCATCCAGGTTTCCATCGTCAA GATCCTCGACAAGTTCCTGGACGGCTACGAGGAGGACGTCCTGCCATGGCACGAGAGCATCGAGCCCTGCCTGTCCTCCATGACGACGTTTATCATCGACAGAGAG GTGGTGCAGCTGTTCATCCGCTTCCTGTACCGGCTGGCGTCACTGAACAAGGACTACGCAGTGGTGATGTGTCGCCTGGGGACGAAGGAGGTGCTAGTGAAGGCGCTTGACAAACACGGCACCaacgtgctgctggtcaccgagCTGCGCGACCTGCTGGGCGACTGCGAGAAGTACGCCAGCCTCTACAAGAAGATGACCACCAGCGTGCTGGCTGGGTGCATCCAG atgGTGCTGGGTCAGATTGAGGAGCACCGGCGTAGCCATCAGCCGATCAACATCCCGTTCTTCGACGTCTTCCTCAAGAACCTGTGCCAAG GGTCCAGTGTGGAGCTGAAGGAGGACAaatgctgggagaaggtggaggTTTCGTCCAATCACCATCGAGCGAACAAGCTGACAGACAAGAACCCCAAAACCTACTGGGAGTCCAACGGCTGCACCGGCTCGCACTTCATCAACATCTACATACACAAAGGGGTTGTGATCAG acaacTGGCCGTCCTGGTGGCCAGCGAGGACTCCAGCTACATGCCGGCCCGGCTCCTGGTTCTGGGAGGGGACGAACCCACAAACATCAACACCGAACTGAACACG gtGAACGTGACTCCTTCGGCTAGTCGTGTGGTTCTTCTGGAGAACATGACCAGATTCTGGCCCATCATCCAGATCAGGGTCAAACGATGTCAACAG GGGGGCATCGACACCCGGGTCCACGGGTTCGAGGTTCTGGGTCCGAAGCCGACGTTCTGGCCGGTGTTTAAGGAGCAGCTCTGCTGCCGGACCTTCCTGTTCTACAGCACCAAAGCTCACACCTGGTGCCAGGAGCTGGTGCAGAACCGGAGCGCGCTGCTGCAGCTGTTCAACAA gctgAATAGCGCTTTGAGACACGAGCAGATGTTCGCCGACCGCTTCCTGCCGGACGCCGAGGCGGCCGAAGCACTGGGGCGAACCTGCTGGGAGGCGCTGATCACACCCATCGTCCACAGCATCACACacgcaggtacacacacacacacacatacacacactcattctctctctctgacacgcTTCTGTGTCTTCCCAGAATCCTCGGCGTGCAGCCCTCTGTCCTGGCTGCTCAGTGAGTATCTGGACAACACCAAGACGTCGCGCGGCGGGAAGAGCAAGGAGGCGGTGTTTAACTCCAGGGTGCGGCGCCTCACACACCTCCTGGTCCACGTGGACACCAGCTGTCCCGACATGGAGGAGCTCAAACCGCCGGTCAAGTCCA ACGGTAAagacagtaaaaacaaagaCGCGTCCgccgcctcttcctcctcgtcctcgtcTTCAGCCAAACCTAAAgcgaggagcagcagcagcatcgcgGGCATCGCCCTCTGCTGGCAGGGAGTGGTACAACAACAG GTGAAGACGTTCCTGGAGAGCAGCTGCAGCCTTCCGGGCTTCGTGGCATCCTACCTGGGTCTGTACCTGCGGCTGAAGAAAGCCATGGAGGAGCTGTTCGGACAGCAGACCGCCTTCGCCCTCGCCTTGAGAGACGGGTTCTCCGCCGCGCTGCTGGAGCTGTCATTCCTTAAAGCCATGCGC GTGAGCGAGCGTTTCGCCCAGTACATCGATCACATGATCCAGACCAGCGGCGTGGCGAGCAGCAGCGTGGCGATTCTGGCGCGGCTGGAGCAATTCCTGGAGCCGATGCGCTTCCTGTCGGGCCTGGAGCTCGCCAACACCTTCGAATACTTCTACAA GTACTACCTGGGCGACCGGCTGCTGGCTCAGGGCAGCGTCTTGTTGGAAACCACCATCATCGACCAGATCGGCAGCTGCTTCCCGAGTTGCTTCCCCCAACAGATGCTGAAGGACCTGAGTGAGTCGAGCGAGCTGCAGAGGGAGTTCCACCTGTACCGTCTCCAGCAGCTCGACCGGCGCCTGCAAGACGGCGACCTG atggaggaggaggagttggcTGCGTCGGAAGAGGAGGCGAAGgtccaggttctggttctgtctcCTCGATGTTGGGCCGTCTCGTCGCTCTGCTTCCTGGATGAACCCGACAGACATTTTCCAGCGAAGCTTTGCTGCTACCTGAACCAGTTCACCCAGTTCTACAGCCGCA GTCAGCTCATCTACGGCGAGAGCCACTCCACTCCTCGCCGTCTCCAGTGGACGTGGCTCGGTCACGCCGAGCTGCAGTTTGGCCGCTGGACGCTCCACGTCTCCACGCTGCAGATGTTCATCCTGCTGAAGTTCAACAGTCAGGag GAGGTCAGCGTCGATGATCTGCTCAAGGTGACCGGCCTGTCGGCCGCCGTCCTGCTGCACGCTCTGacgcctctgattggtcatggAGGACCGCTGACCTGCAGTGACCCCAAAg GTGTGCTCCGTCTGAACCAGCAAGCCGTGTCCCGCAGTCAGGCAGGAAGTCCCGCCTCCGTGcggctgctgccccagcagacgtACATGGACGTGGACGAGGACGCCGCCGGCGcgctggagaggaagaggaactaCATCCACTGTCTGATCATCAACATCCTGAAGCAGGAGAAGGAGATCCACATCGACAGCCTGGTGTTCAAG gttctGGACTCgtgtcacaaacaggaagcgTCCGGCTCGCCAGCGGCGGGACGCTTCAGCTGCAGCGCCAGCGACGTCCTGTCGGGCATCCTGCACCTCATCAGCAGAGGCTACACGCGCCGCAACGAGGACAGCCCCCACATCGTGGAGTTCCTGTCCGAGGACCCGCCCACACCGCAGAAGGGCCACGCCCAGTTGTCCTTCAGCCACCCAGAAAGCAGGAAGGACGCCGCCCCCAACAGCAAGGCTGACATcag TCTGATGGCGCGGCCGCTGGAAGACGGCGTTCTGTTCTCCATGAACCGGACGATGACTCAGGAGGAGGTGCGTCAGCTGATGAAGAGGACGGTCCAGCAG GTTTCGGAGACCCTGAGCCTCAACCTGGACCACGCCGAGCACCTCCTGATCCACTGCAAGTGGAACGTGGATCTGCTGGTGCAGCGGTTCATCGACGACCCGGAGACCCTGATCACCGCCGCCGGGCTCAAGTTGCACAACCCCCAAGCACCGCCGAGCCCCGCCTCCAGCTGCCCCGTGTGCCTGAACTCCCGCAGCGCCGACACAAAACCGGTCCCGCTGCTGAGCTGCCAGCACTACTGTTGCCGG tcGTGCTGGCAGGAGTACCTGACGGCGAGGATCGAGCAGAACCTGGTCATGAACTGTAACTGCCCCATCACCGACTGCCCGGCGCAGCCCACCTCGCTCTTCTTCCTCAATGTCCTGAAGGACAAGGACATCGTCACCAAG TACGAGAGCGCCCTCCTCAGGGGCTACGTGGAGTGCTGCTCCAACCTGACGTGGTGCACCAACCCCCAGGGCTGCGACCGGATCATCTGCAAGGAGAACGTGGGCAGCACCGGGACCTGCTCCTGGTGCTGCTGGTCCTCCtgcttcagctgcagcttccccgag GCGCACTACCCGGCCAGCTGCAGCCACATGTCGCAGTGGATGGACGACGGCGGCTACTACGACGGCATGAGTGTGGAAGCCCAGAGCAAACATCTGGCCAAGCTCATCTCCAAGCGCTGCCCCAGCTGCCAGGCGCCCATCGAGAAGAACGAGGGCTGCCTGCA TATGACCTGTGCCAAGTGTAACCACGGTTTCTGCTGGCGCTGTCTGAAACCATGGAAACCGACGCACAAGGATTACTACAACTGCTCCGCCATG GTGAGCAAAGCAGCGCGGCAGGAAAAGAAGTTCCAGGATTATAATGAGAGATGCACGTTTCACCACCAGGCCAAG GACTTCGCCATCAACCTGGAGAACAAGGTGTCGTCCATCAACGAGGCTCTACAGATGAAGGCTCTGACCTTCGTCATCGACGCCTGCAAGGTCCTCGCTCAGGCTCGAAAG GTGCTGGCGTACTCCTGTGTCTACAGCTATTACAACCAGGAGACGGAgaagatggaggtgatggagcagcAGACCGACGCCCTGGACCTGTACACCAACGCCCTGCAGGTCCTGCTGG AGGAGACGCTGCTGCAGTGCACCGACCTGGCGTCCTGCATCCGCCTGCTGAAGGCGGAGCACCTCAACACCGGACTGGAACTGATCCGGCGCATCCGAGAGCGCCTGCTAGCCATCCTACAGCTCTCCACCCAG GACTTTAGGGTGGGGTACCAGTGCAGGAACAGCCAAGAAGCCGAATCCACTGAGGCGTCCAACCTGTCCAACCACAGCGACACCAACAAAGC GTCCAAGGCGGAACGGGCGTCCGATTCCGGAGACTcggagaacaacaacaacacaggagaGGACGGCGGCGAGGAGGCGGAGGACGACGAGTACGATGAGGAGTACGTCCCCGAGTGGCACGAGGACTACGACGAAGACGACATCGACGAGGACGACTTCTTCTCCGAGGACGACGAGTCCGAGAACCTGGAGAGAGACTTTAGCCCCTTCGACTGA